DNA from Syntrophorhabdus sp.:
GACCGTGATGAAACGCTTGCGCATGATCCTCTGCCGCAGCACATCCCTTGCGGTAACGATCACGGGAACCGTGACAAGGACAGGGAGCCTCAGCAGCTCCGTCAATTTGTTCGGGTCCCTGATGGACCTGTCGTTGTACTCCTTCAGCGCGGCCGTCCCGATACCCGCGCCGGCACCGAGGAATATCCCGATGAGGAGTATCGCCGGCACATTGGGCTTCACCGGCTTCTCGGGAAGCCTTGCCGGATCGATGATGGTGAAGCGCTCACCCATCTGCTCCTTCTCCAAACCCTGGGCCACCCTCGCTTCCATGGTCTTCTTCATCATGTCGTCAAACTTGGCCTGGATGTTCGTACGCTCCGCCATGAGCGCCTTGTATGCTTCCTCAACCCGCGGAGATGCCTCGATCCTGGCGTAATAGTCATTGCGTTTTCTGTTCAGATCCTCGATCTGGCGCTGAAGGGTCGATATCTCCGCCTGGACCGAAGAAAGCTGCGCCGCGAAGGAAATATACGCGGGGTTGTCCGGCTGGTCGTCAGGCTGGAACCTGGCCCTGCCGCCTGTTGCTCTGGGAGGGTCCACCTTGACCTTTTGTTCAAGCTCCGCTATCTCCGCTTTCATCTTCTTCACATCAGGATGCTTGTCCGAGTACCGGCTCTTGAGCTGAACCAATTTCGCCTTGAGTTCCTTGAGCAGGATCCTGTCCTGGCTTGAAGCGTCCACGGGTATGCCGGCAAGCTGGGACTGGAGGTATCCTTCCCGCTCCTTCGCCGTTCTAAGCTGCTGCCTCAGCATGTCGATATCGCGCTCCACCCTGTCAAGGGTCTGAATATTGATTGGCACGAGTTCCGGCAGTTCATTGACGTGCTTCTCTTTGAACTGGGCGATCTTTGCGTCCACCTGGGCAAGCTGGTCTTGAACGGTCCTTGTTTCCTCATCCAGGAACTTGGATGCCTCTTTCGCTCTCTCTGACCTGGTCTTCAGATTCTCCTCAAGGTAGAGCGACGCCAGCACGTTGGCCACCTGCTGGACCATCTGGGGACTCCGGCCATCGTAGGAAAGGGTAAAGGTTATCGTCATGGGCGTGGGAGCCCCTCCCCTGCTGCGGTCCACGACATCGACGCTGATCGCGGCGAACTGGATGTCCTTGCGCATGATATCGATGACTTCGTCGTTCGTGAGCTTTCTCCTCAGATCGGGGTAAAGATTGAAGCGCTTTATGACCTCACCAAGTCTCTG
Protein-coding regions in this window:
- a CDS encoding chain-length determining protein, whose protein sequence is MEEDVKTIRDYLDIVKRRRWAIVLPLCGVFLLSFIVTLVLPRIYRSTSTILIEEQDIPPEYVKTTVTGYAEQRLQSISQRVMSSQRLGEVIKRFNLYPDLRRKLTNDEVIDIMRKDIQFAAISVDVVDRSRGGAPTPMTITFTLSYDGRSPQMVQQVANVLASLYLEENLKTRSERAKEASKFLDEETRTVQDQLAQVDAKIAQFKEKHVNELPELVPINIQTLDRVERDIDMLRQQLRTAKEREGYLQSQLAGIPVDASSQDRILLKELKAKLVQLKSRYSDKHPDVKKMKAEIAELEQKVKVDPPRATGGRARFQPDDQPDNPAYISFAAQLSSVQAEISTLQRQIEDLNRKRNDYYARIEASPRVEEAYKALMAERTNIQAKFDDMMKKTMEARVAQGLEKEQMGERFTIIDPARLPEKPVKPNVPAILLIGIFLGAGAGIGTAALKEYNDRSIRDPNKLTELLRLPVLVTVPVIVTARDVLRQRIMRKRFITVAIAACVIVLILFHFLVMDLVILWARLTRRL